The proteins below are encoded in one region of Citrobacter enshiensis:
- the malE gene encoding maltose/maltodextrin ABC transporter substrate-binding protein MalE — MKIKTGARILALSALTTMMFSASALAKIEEGKLVIWINGDKGYNGLAEVGKKFEKDTGIKVTIEHPDKLEEKFPQVAATGDGPDIIFWAHDRFGGYAQSGLLAEITPDKAFQDKLYPFTWDAVRYNGKLIAYPIAVEALSLIYNKDLVPNPPKTWEEIPALDKELKAKGKSALMFNLQEPYFTWPLIAADGGYAFKFENGKYDVKDVGVDSAGAKAGLTFLVDLIKNKHMNADTDYSIAEAAFNKGDTAMTINGPWAWSNIDKSKVNYGVTLLPSFKGKPSKPFVGVLSAGINAASPNKELAKEFLENYLLTDQGLDVVNKDKPLGAVALKSFQDQLAKDPRIAATMDNAQKGEIMPNIPQMAAFWYAVRTAVINAASGRQTVDAALKDAQGRITK, encoded by the coding sequence ATGAAAATCAAGACTGGCGCACGCATCCTCGCATTGTCCGCACTGACGACGATGATGTTTTCCGCCTCGGCTCTCGCCAAGATTGAAGAAGGTAAGCTGGTTATCTGGATTAACGGCGACAAAGGCTACAACGGCCTCGCTGAAGTGGGTAAAAAATTCGAGAAAGACACCGGTATCAAGGTGACCATTGAGCACCCGGATAAGCTGGAAGAAAAATTCCCGCAGGTTGCCGCAACCGGTGACGGTCCGGACATTATCTTCTGGGCACATGACCGTTTCGGCGGCTACGCGCAGTCTGGCCTGCTGGCAGAAATTACCCCGGACAAAGCGTTCCAGGACAAACTCTATCCGTTCACCTGGGATGCCGTACGTTACAACGGCAAACTGATCGCCTACCCCATCGCGGTTGAAGCGCTGTCTCTGATTTACAACAAAGACCTCGTTCCAAACCCTCCGAAAACCTGGGAAGAGATCCCTGCCCTGGATAAAGAGCTGAAGGCGAAAGGTAAGAGCGCCCTGATGTTCAACCTGCAAGAACCGTACTTCACGTGGCCACTGATTGCCGCCGACGGCGGTTATGCGTTTAAGTTTGAAAACGGCAAATACGACGTGAAAGACGTGGGTGTCGATAGTGCGGGCGCGAAAGCGGGCCTGACGTTCCTGGTTGATCTGATCAAGAACAAACACATGAACGCAGACACCGATTACTCCATCGCTGAAGCGGCCTTTAACAAAGGCGACACCGCGATGACCATCAACGGTCCGTGGGCGTGGTCGAACATCGACAAGAGCAAAGTGAACTACGGCGTCACACTGCTGCCGTCCTTCAAAGGCAAACCGTCTAAACCGTTCGTTGGGGTTCTGAGCGCCGGTATCAACGCCGCCAGCCCGAACAAAGAACTGGCGAAAGAGTTCCTCGAAAACTACCTGCTGACCGATCAGGGTCTGGATGTGGTGAACAAGGACAAACCGCTAGGCGCCGTTGCGCTGAAATCCTTCCAGGATCAGTTAGCAAAAGACCCGCGTATCGCTGCCACCATGGATAACGCCCAGAAAGGCGAAATCATGCCGAACATTCCGCAGATGGCCGCTTTCTGGTACGCGGTTCGTACAGCTGTCATTAACGCCGCCAGCGGCCGTCAGACTGTTGACGCTGCGCTGAAAGACGCGCAGGGCCGTATCACCAAGTAA
- the malF gene encoding maltose ABC transporter permease MalF: MDVIKKKHWWQSDTLKWSVIGLLGLLVGYLVVLMYAQGEYLFAIMTLILSSAGLYIFANRKAYAWRYVYPGMAGMGLFVLFPLICTIAIAFTNYSSTNQLSFERVQQVLMDRSYQAGKTYNFGLYPAGDEWQLALTDGESGKNYLSDAFKFGGEQKLQLKETDALPAGERANLRVITQNRQALTQLTAILPDESKVIMSSLRQFSGTRPLYSLADDGTLTNNQSGVKYRANNDIGYYQSVNAEGNWDTQKLSPGYTVTIGWKNFTRVFTDEGIQKPFFAIFVWTVVFSVLTVLLTVAVGMVLACLVQWEALKGKAIYRVLLILPYAVPSFISILIFKGLFNQSFGEINMMLSTLFGIKPAWFSDPTTARSMIIIVNTWLGYPYMMILCMGLLKAIPDDLYEASAMDGATPFQNFFRITLPLLIKPLTPLMIASFAFNFNNFVLIQLLTNGGPDRLGTTTPAGYTDLLVSYTYRIAFEGGGGQDFGLAAAIATLIFLLVGALAIVNLKATRMKFD, encoded by the coding sequence ATGGATGTCATTAAAAAGAAACATTGGTGGCAAAGCGACACACTGAAATGGTCAGTGATTGGTCTGCTGGGCTTGCTGGTGGGTTACCTTGTCGTTTTAATGTATGCACAAGGGGAATATCTGTTCGCCATCATGACGCTGATTTTAAGCTCAGCTGGCCTGTATATTTTCGCCAATCGTAAGGCTTACGCCTGGCGCTATGTTTATCCGGGTATGGCCGGTATGGGGCTGTTTGTTCTGTTCCCGCTGATTTGTACTATCGCCATCGCATTTACTAACTACAGTAGCACCAACCAGCTTTCCTTCGAACGCGTCCAGCAAGTCCTGATGGACCGTTCTTATCAGGCGGGAAAAACCTACAATTTTGGTCTGTATCCGGCGGGTGACGAGTGGCAACTGGCCCTCACCGACGGTGAAAGCGGTAAAAATTATCTCTCCGACGCCTTTAAATTTGGCGGCGAGCAAAAACTGCAACTGAAAGAGACCGACGCCCTGCCAGCCGGTGAGCGCGCGAATCTGCGTGTGATCACCCAGAACCGCCAGGCGCTGACCCAGTTAACCGCCATCCTGCCGGATGAAAGCAAAGTTATTATGAGCTCACTGCGTCAGTTCTCCGGCACACGACCGCTCTACTCGCTGGCTGACGACGGTACGCTAACGAACAACCAAAGCGGCGTGAAATACCGTGCGAATAACGACATTGGTTACTACCAGTCCGTCAACGCCGAGGGAAACTGGGATACTCAGAAACTGAGCCCGGGCTATACCGTGACCATTGGCTGGAAGAACTTCACCCGCGTCTTTACCGATGAAGGGATCCAGAAACCGTTCTTCGCTATCTTCGTCTGGACGGTGGTGTTCTCCGTTCTCACCGTGCTTCTGACCGTGGCGGTGGGCATGGTGCTGGCGTGCCTGGTACAGTGGGAAGCGCTGAAAGGCAAAGCGATTTACCGCGTGCTGCTGATTCTGCCTTACGCCGTTCCGTCGTTTATCTCGATTCTGATTTTCAAAGGTTTGTTCAACCAGAGCTTTGGTGAAATCAACATGATGCTGAGCACGCTGTTTGGCATAAAACCGGCCTGGTTCAGTGACCCGACCACCGCCCGTTCGATGATTATCATCGTCAACACCTGGCTCGGTTATCCGTACATGATGATCCTGTGCATGGGCCTGTTGAAAGCGATTCCGGACGACCTGTATGAAGCCTCGGCAATGGATGGTGCAACCCCGTTCCAGAACTTCTTTAGAATTACGCTGCCGCTGCTGATTAAGCCGCTGACGCCGCTGATGATCGCCAGCTTCGCCTTTAACTTTAACAACTTCGTACTGATTCAACTGTTGACCAACGGCGGTCCGGACCGACTCGGTACGACCACGCCAGCCGGGTATACCGACCTGCTTGTCAGCTACACCTACCGCATCGCCTTCGAAGGCGGCGGCGGCCAGGACTTTGGTCTGGCGGCGGCGATTGCCACGCTGATCTTCCTGCTGGTCGGTGCGCTGGCGATTGTGAACCTGAAAGCCACGCGTATGAAGTTTGATTAA
- the malG gene encoding maltose ABC transporter permease MalG → MAMVQPKSQKLRLFTTHLLLLIFIAAIMFPLLMVIAISLREGNFATGSLIPENISWEHWRLALGFSVEHADGRVTPPPFPVLLWLWNSVKIAGITAIGIVTLSTTCAYAFARMRFPGKATLLKGMLIFQMFPAVLSLVALYALFDRLGQYIPFIGLNTHGGVIFAYLGGIALHVWTIKGYFETIDSSLEEAAALDGATPWQAFRLVLLPLSVPILAVVFILSFIAAITEVPVASLLLRDVNSYTLAVGMQQYLNPQNYLWGDFAAAAVLSAIPITLVFLLAQRWLVNGLTAGGVKG, encoded by the coding sequence ATGGCTATGGTACAACCGAAATCTCAGAAACTGCGCCTGTTTACCACGCATCTTCTGCTGCTGATCTTCATCGCGGCCATCATGTTCCCGCTGCTGATGGTTATCGCTATCTCACTGCGCGAAGGTAACTTCGCCACCGGGAGCCTGATCCCGGAAAACATCTCCTGGGAGCACTGGCGACTGGCGTTGGGTTTCAGCGTGGAACACGCTGATGGTCGCGTCACGCCGCCCCCCTTCCCGGTTTTGCTGTGGTTGTGGAACTCGGTGAAAATTGCGGGCATCACCGCGATTGGTATCGTCACGCTCTCCACGACCTGTGCTTACGCCTTTGCCCGTATGCGTTTCCCGGGCAAAGCGACCCTGCTGAAAGGGATGCTGATTTTCCAGATGTTCCCGGCGGTGCTGTCTCTGGTGGCGTTGTACGCGTTGTTTGACCGCCTAGGCCAGTACATTCCGTTTATCGGTCTGAATACCCACGGCGGGGTGATCTTCGCCTATCTGGGCGGCATTGCGCTGCACGTGTGGACCATTAAGGGCTATTTCGAAACCATCGACAGTTCGCTGGAAGAAGCGGCAGCGCTGGATGGTGCAACCCCGTGGCAGGCCTTCCGCCTGGTGCTGTTGCCACTCTCCGTACCGATTCTGGCCGTGGTGTTTATTCTGTCGTTTATCGCCGCCATCACCGAAGTGCCGGTCGCCTCTCTGCTGCTGCGAGATGTGAATAGCTACACCCTGGCCGTCGGTATGCAGCAATATCTCAACCCACAAAACTATCTGTGGGGCGACTTTGCCGCCGCCGCCGTACTGTCTGCTATTCCAATCACCCTCGTGTTCCTGCTGGCGCAGCGCTGGCTGGTTAACGGCCTGACGGCAGGCGGTGTGAAAGGCTAA
- the psiE gene encoding phosphate-starvation-inducible protein PsiE yields the protein MTSLSRPRVEFISTILQTVLNLGLLSLGLILVVFLGKETLHLADALFAPEQTSKYQLVEGLVVYFLYFEFIALIVKYFQSGFHFPLRYFVYIGITAIVRLIIVDHKSPMDVLIYSAAILLLVITLWLCNSKRLKRE from the coding sequence ATGACGTCGCTATCTCGTCCGCGTGTTGAGTTTATCTCCACGATCCTCCAGACCGTGCTGAACCTTGGACTGTTGAGCCTGGGCCTGATCCTGGTCGTCTTTCTTGGCAAAGAGACCCTACATCTGGCGGATGCGCTGTTCGCGCCTGAGCAAACCAGCAAGTATCAGCTGGTGGAAGGGCTGGTGGTCTATTTCCTCTATTTTGAGTTTATCGCGCTGATTGTGAAGTATTTTCAGTCAGGCTTTCACTTTCCGCTGCGTTACTTTGTCTATATCGGGATCACGGCCATTGTGCGGTTGATCATCGTCGATCATAAATCTCCCATGGATGTATTGATCTACTCGGCGGCGATCCTGCTGCTGGTGATCACCCTGTGGCTGTGTAATTCAAAACGGCTAAAACGGGAATAA
- a CDS encoding acyltransferase, with product MQLKQSTVHNVSCGENVVIYEPANLYDCTLGDNVFVGPFVEIQANTQIGADTKIQSHTFICEYVTVGSRCFIGHGVMFANDMFREGKPNADRSSWGRITLGNEVSIGSGATILAVSICDGAVIGAGSVVTKSITEKGVYAGNPARLLRRL from the coding sequence ATGCAGTTAAAACAGTCCACCGTCCATAACGTTAGCTGCGGCGAAAATGTGGTGATCTATGAGCCCGCCAACCTCTATGACTGCACGCTCGGCGACAACGTCTTTGTCGGGCCTTTCGTTGAGATACAGGCCAACACGCAGATTGGCGCCGACACCAAAATCCAGTCGCACACCTTTATCTGCGAATATGTCACTGTCGGAAGCCGGTGCTTTATCGGGCACGGCGTGATGTTCGCCAACGATATGTTTCGGGAAGGAAAACCCAATGCCGACCGTAGCAGCTGGGGGCGAATTACCCTTGGCAATGAGGTTTCCATCGGCAGCGGTGCGACGATTCTGGCCGTCAGCATCTGCGATGGTGCCGTGATTGGCGCAGGCAGCGTGGTGACAAAATCAATTACCGAGAAAGGAGTCTACGCGGGAAATCCGGCCAGGCTCTTGCGCAGACTGTAG
- a CDS encoding YjbH domain-containing protein, translating to MKKTYLLSILALGVSAACHGETFPAPIGPSQSDFGGVGLLQTPTARMAREGEMSLNYRDNDQYRYYSASVQLFPWLETTLRYTDVRTKQYSSVASFSGDQTYKDKAFDVKLRLWEESYWMPQVAVGARDIGGTGLFDAEYIVANKAWGPFDFSLGLGWGYLGTSGNVSNPFCSVSDKYCDRDNSYKQAGSVDGSEMFHGPASLFGGVEYQTPWQPLRLKLEYEGNNYQQDFAGKLEQKSKFNVGAIYRVTDWADVNLSYERGNTFMFGVTLRTNFNDLRPTYNDNARPKYQPEPQDPILQHSVVANQLTLLKYNAGLTDPNIQVKGDTLYVTGEQVKYRDSREGIERANRIIMNDLPEGIRTIRVTENRLNMPQVTTETEVSSLKRHLEGEPLGHETPLAQKRVEPVVPEATEQGWYIDKSRFDFHIDPVLNQSIGGPENFYMYQLGVMGTADLWLTDHLLTTGSLFANIANNYDKFNYTNPPNDSQLPRVRTHVREYVENDIYVNNLQANYFQYLGKGFYGQVYGGYLETMFGGAGAEVLYRPVDSNWAFGLDANYVKQRDWRSAQDMMKFTDYSVKTGHLTAYWTPSFAQDVLVKASVGQYLAGDKGGTLEIAKRFDSGVVVGGYATITDVSPDEYGEGDFTKGVYISVPLDLFSSGPTRSRAAIGWTPLTRDGGQQLGRKFQLYNMTSDRSVNFR from the coding sequence ATGAAAAAAACATATCTGCTCAGCATACTGGCGCTGGGCGTCAGCGCGGCGTGTCACGGTGAAACGTTTCCCGCCCCCATTGGGCCGTCACAGTCTGATTTTGGCGGCGTGGGGTTACTACAAACGCCCACGGCGCGCATGGCGCGGGAAGGTGAGATGAGCCTGAACTACCGTGATAACGATCAGTACCGCTACTACTCCGCCTCCGTGCAGCTTTTCCCATGGCTGGAAACCACGCTGCGCTACACCGATGTTCGCACCAAACAGTACAGCAGCGTGGCGTCGTTTTCCGGCGATCAGACCTATAAAGATAAAGCCTTCGACGTGAAATTGCGTTTGTGGGAAGAGAGCTACTGGATGCCGCAGGTGGCGGTCGGCGCACGCGATATTGGCGGTACCGGCCTGTTTGATGCGGAATACATTGTCGCCAACAAAGCCTGGGGACCGTTTGATTTCTCGCTGGGTCTTGGCTGGGGCTACCTGGGCACCAGCGGCAATGTGAGCAACCCATTTTGTTCCGTCAGCGACAAATATTGCGATCGCGATAACAGCTACAAACAGGCGGGTTCTGTCGATGGCAGCGAGATGTTCCACGGCCCGGCATCGCTGTTTGGCGGCGTGGAATACCAGACCCCCTGGCAGCCGCTGCGCCTGAAACTGGAATACGAAGGCAATAACTATCAACAGGATTTTGCCGGTAAGCTGGAACAGAAAAGCAAGTTTAACGTCGGCGCCATTTATCGCGTTACCGATTGGGCCGACGTTAACCTCAGCTATGAGCGCGGCAACACCTTCATGTTTGGCGTCACGTTGCGCACCAACTTTAACGATCTGCGACCCACTTATAACGATAACGCCCGGCCGAAATACCAGCCAGAGCCGCAGGACCCCATCCTCCAGCATTCGGTGGTGGCGAATCAGCTGACATTGCTGAAATACAATGCCGGGCTGACGGATCCGAACATTCAGGTGAAAGGCGACACGCTGTACGTCACCGGCGAGCAGGTGAAATACCGCGACTCCCGCGAAGGGATCGAACGCGCTAACCGGATCATCATGAACGATCTGCCGGAAGGGATCCGCACGATCCGGGTGACGGAAAATCGGCTCAATATGCCGCAGGTGACGACCGAAACCGAGGTTTCCAGCCTGAAGCGTCACCTGGAAGGCGAACCTCTGGGTCATGAAACCCCACTGGCGCAAAAACGCGTGGAGCCGGTGGTGCCGGAAGCCACTGAACAGGGTTGGTATATCGATAAATCGCGCTTTGATTTCCACATCGATCCGGTGTTGAACCAATCCATTGGCGGCCCGGAAAACTTCTATATGTATCAGCTAGGCGTGATGGGAACGGCGGATCTGTGGCTGACGGATCATCTGCTTACCACCGGCAGTCTGTTCGCGAATATCGCCAACAACTACGACAAGTTCAATTACACCAATCCACCGAATGACTCGCAGCTGCCGCGCGTGCGTACCCACGTGCGTGAATACGTCGAGAATGACATTTACGTCAATAATCTCCAGGCCAACTACTTCCAGTATCTGGGGAAGGGTTTCTATGGGCAGGTCTACGGCGGTTATCTGGAGACCATGTTCGGCGGTGCCGGGGCAGAAGTGCTCTATCGTCCGGTAGACAGCAACTGGGCGTTTGGTCTGGATGCTAACTATGTGAAACAGCGTGACTGGCGCAGCGCACAGGACATGATGAAGTTTACCGACTACAGCGTGAAGACCGGGCATTTAACGGCGTACTGGACGCCGTCGTTTGCCCAGGATGTGCTGGTGAAGGCGAGCGTCGGTCAGTATCTGGCGGGAGATAAAGGCGGCACGCTGGAAATTGCCAAACGCTTTGACAGCGGTGTGGTGGTGGGCGGTTACGCGACCATCACTGATGTCTCGCCGGATGAGTATGGGGAAGGGGACTTCACCAAAGGCGTCTATATCTCCGTTCCGCTGGATCTGTTCTCTTCCGGCCCGACCCGTAGCCGCGCGGCGATCGGCTGGACGCCGTTGACGCGTGATGGCGGCCAGCAACTGGGTCGCAAGTTCCAGCTGTACAATATGACCAGCGATCGCAGCGTCAACTTCCGTTGA
- a CDS encoding capsule biosynthesis GfcC family protein, with translation MMKQSIAALILSLSASSVFAAGTVKVFTTGTTEPKTLTGAEHLIDLVGQPRLVNSWWPAAVISEEQATAAAQREQQALLARLAAYGRDDNGGDAAAIRVLCQQIQALKVTGRQFIPLDPDIVRVGERSNPPLQGNYTLWVGPQPTNVTLFGLVSRPGSQPFTPGRDVVSYLEGQSLIAGADRSYAWVVYPDGRTQKVPVAYWNKRHVEPMPGSIIFVGLSDSVWSSTPDALNADILHTLTQRIPES, from the coding sequence ATGATGAAACAGTCTATTGCGGCGCTGATCCTCAGTCTGAGCGCGTCATCTGTCTTTGCTGCGGGCACCGTTAAGGTTTTCACCACAGGCACGACAGAGCCGAAAACGCTGACCGGTGCGGAACATCTGATTGACCTGGTAGGGCAGCCCAGACTGGTGAACAGCTGGTGGCCTGCTGCGGTCATCAGCGAAGAACAGGCGACTGCTGCGGCGCAACGTGAGCAGCAGGCGCTGTTAGCGCGTCTGGCAGCGTATGGGAGAGATGATAACGGCGGTGATGCAGCGGCAATCCGTGTGCTTTGTCAGCAAATTCAGGCACTGAAGGTGACCGGCAGGCAATTTATCCCCCTCGATCCGGACATCGTACGCGTCGGTGAGCGGAGTAATCCGCCGCTTCAGGGAAATTACACCCTGTGGGTGGGGCCGCAGCCAACGAACGTCACGCTGTTCGGTCTGGTGAGCCGACCGGGCAGTCAGCCGTTTACCCCCGGTCGCGATGTTGTGAGCTACCTCGAAGGACAAAGCCTGATTGCTGGAGCGGATCGCAGCTATGCATGGGTCGTTTATCCCGACGGGCGCACACAAAAAGTGCCGGTGGCGTACTGGAATAAACGCCACGTTGAGCCGATGCCCGGCAGCATTATTTTTGTCGGTCTTTCCGATTCCGTCTGGAGTAGCACCCCCGATGCGCTTAATGCCGACATTCTTCATACCCTGACGCAGCGGATACCCGAATCATGA
- a CDS encoding YjbF family lipoprotein: protein MKRPVLIVICLLLQACSATTKGLGNSLWESLFGTPGVQLTDDDIHNMPYASQYMQLNGGPQLFVVLAFAENGQQKWVTQDQATLVTQHGRLVKTQLGGDNLIDVNNLSADPLAKPSQIRDGATWTRTMGWTEYKQVRYATARSVFTWAGTDTLTLGSEATPVRVLDEDVTTSQTRWHNRYWIDNEGHIRQSEQYLGANFFPVKTTLIKAAKP from the coding sequence GTGAAGCGACCTGTACTCATCGTCATTTGCCTGCTGCTACAGGCATGTTCAGCCACCACCAAAGGGCTGGGTAATTCATTGTGGGAAAGTCTGTTTGGCACACCGGGCGTGCAACTGACGGACGATGATATTCATAACATGCCCTACGCCAGCCAGTATATGCAGCTTAACGGCGGGCCTCAGCTGTTTGTGGTGCTCGCTTTCGCAGAGAACGGGCAGCAGAAATGGGTGACGCAGGACCAGGCCACCCTCGTGACCCAGCATGGCCGTTTGGTGAAAACACAGCTCGGCGGCGACAACCTCATTGACGTGAATAACCTGTCCGCTGATCCGCTGGCAAAACCTTCGCAGATTAGGGATGGCGCAACGTGGACCCGCACGATGGGCTGGACCGAGTATAAGCAGGTGCGCTACGCCACCGCCCGTTCGGTCTTCACATGGGCTGGCACCGACACCCTCACACTTGGCAGTGAAGCGACGCCGGTGCGTGTGCTGGATGAGGACGTCACGACCAGCCAAACACGCTGGCATAACCGCTACTGGATTGACAACGAAGGACACATTCGCCAGTCAGAGCAGTATCTGGGGGCAAATTTCTTCCCGGTGAAAACCACGCTCATTAAGGCGGCGAAACCATGA
- the yjbE gene encoding exopolysaccharide production protein YjbE, with protein sequence MKKVLYGIFAISALTAASAWAAPVQVGEAAGVAATSVSAGSSSATSVSTVSSAVGVALAATGGGDGSNTGTTTTTTTTTRTQ encoded by the coding sequence ATGAAAAAAGTTCTGTATGGCATTTTTGCCATCTCTGCGCTTACGGCAGCCTCCGCCTGGGCAGCTCCCGTTCAGGTGGGAGAAGCGGCAGGTGTGGCAGCAACGTCGGTATCGGCGGGAAGTTCCTCCGCCACCAGCGTAAGCACCGTAAGTTCTGCGGTGGGCGTCGCACTGGCGGCGACCGGCGGTGGTGATGGTTCTAATACCGGGACCACCACTACCACTACCACGACCACCCGTACCCAGTAA
- the pgi gene encoding glucose-6-phosphate isomerase, translating to MKNINPTQTSAWQALQKHFEEMKDVTIAELFAKDSDRFSKFSATFDDLMLVDFSKNRITEETLSKLQALAKETDLAGAIKSMFSGEKINRTEDRAVLHVALRNRSNTPIIVDGKDVMPEVNAVLEKMKTFSEAIISGNWKGYTGKAITDVVNIGIGGSDLGPFMVTEALRPYKNHLNMHFVSNVDGTHIAEVLKKVNPETTLFLVASKTFTTQETMTNAHSARDWFLATAGDNKHVAKHFAALSTNGKAVGEFGIDTANMFEFWDWVGGRYSLWSAIGLSIILSVGYDNFVELLSGAHAMDKHFSTTPAEKNLPVLLALIGIWYNNFFGAETEAILPYDQYMHRFAAYFQQGNMESNGKYVDRNGNAVDYQTGPIIWGEPGTNGQHAFYQLIHQGTKMVPCDFIAPAQTHNALSDHHQKLLSNFFAQTEALAFGKSRDVVEQEYRDQGKDPATLDHVVPFKVFEGNRPTNSILLREITPFSLGALIALYEHKIFTQGAILNIFTFDQWGVELGKQLANRILPELNDDKEIDSHDCSTNGLINRYKQWRG from the coding sequence ATGAAAAACATCAATCCAACGCAGACCTCAGCCTGGCAGGCACTACAAAAACACTTTGAAGAGATGAAAGACGTTACGATCGCGGAGCTGTTCGCGAAAGATAGCGATCGCTTCTCTAAATTTTCTGCAACGTTCGACGATCTGATGCTGGTGGATTTCTCCAAAAACCGCATCACCGAAGAGACGCTGAGCAAGTTACAGGCGCTGGCCAAAGAGACTGACCTGGCGGGTGCCATCAAGTCGATGTTCTCCGGTGAGAAGATCAACCGCACCGAAGATCGTGCGGTGCTGCATGTTGCACTGCGTAACCGTAGCAATACCCCGATTATCGTTGACGGCAAAGATGTGATGCCGGAAGTCAACGCGGTGCTGGAGAAGATGAAAACCTTCTCTGAAGCGATCATCTCCGGTAACTGGAAAGGTTACACCGGTAAAGCGATCACCGACGTCGTGAACATCGGTATCGGCGGTTCTGACCTCGGCCCATTCATGGTGACCGAAGCGCTGCGTCCGTACAAAAACCATCTGAACATGCACTTTGTCTCCAACGTCGATGGCACCCACATCGCCGAAGTGCTGAAGAAAGTAAACCCGGAAACTACCCTGTTCCTGGTCGCGTCTAAAACCTTCACCACGCAAGAAACCATGACCAACGCCCACAGTGCGCGCGACTGGTTCCTGGCAACGGCGGGCGATAACAAGCACGTGGCGAAACACTTCGCGGCGCTCTCTACCAATGGCAAAGCGGTGGGCGAGTTCGGTATCGACACGGCAAACATGTTCGAGTTCTGGGACTGGGTGGGCGGCCGCTATTCCCTGTGGTCAGCGATTGGTCTGTCGATCATTCTGTCCGTAGGTTACGACAACTTCGTTGAGCTGCTCTCCGGCGCGCACGCGATGGACAAGCACTTCTCCACCACTCCGGCTGAGAAAAACCTGCCGGTGCTGCTGGCGCTGATTGGCATCTGGTACAACAACTTCTTCGGCGCAGAAACCGAAGCCATTCTGCCGTATGACCAGTATATGCACCGTTTCGCGGCCTACTTCCAGCAGGGCAACATGGAATCCAACGGCAAATACGTTGACCGTAACGGCAACGCCGTGGATTACCAGACGGGCCCAATCATCTGGGGTGAACCAGGCACCAACGGTCAGCACGCGTTCTATCAGCTGATTCACCAGGGCACCAAAATGGTCCCATGCGATTTCATCGCGCCAGCGCAGACCCACAACGCGCTGTCTGACCATCATCAGAAGCTGCTGTCTAACTTCTTCGCGCAGACTGAAGCACTGGCGTTTGGTAAATCCCGCGACGTGGTTGAGCAGGAATACCGTGACCAGGGTAAAGATCCGGCCACGCTGGATCATGTCGTGCCGTTCAAAGTGTTTGAAGGCAACCGCCCGACCAACTCTATCCTGCTGCGTGAAATTACACCGTTCAGCCTGGGTGCGCTGATTGCGCTGTATGAGCACAAGATCTTTACTCAGGGCGCAATTCTGAACATCTTCACCTTCGACCAGTGGGGCGTAGAGCTGGGCAAACAGCTGGCAAACCGTATTCTGCCGGAGCTGAATGATGATAAAGAAATCGACAGCCATGACTGTTCGACGAACGGTCTGATTAACCGTTATAAGCAATGGCGTGGGTAA